CCCGGCTCTCCCACCCCAACATCGTGCCGATCCACTCCGTGGAGGAGCACGGCGGCCTGGTCTGGTTTGCGATGGCCTACGTCCCGGGCGAGACCCTGGGGGCCCGGCTGCGTGCCCGCGGCAGCCTGCCCCCCGGCGAGGCCGCGCGGCTGCTGCGCGACGTGGCCTGGGCGCGCGGGTACGCGCACGCCCAGGGCGTGGTGCATCGCGACGTGAAGCCGGACAACATCCTGCTCGAGGCCGGGGGGCGCCGGGCGCTCATCGCGGACTTCGGCATCGCGGCGCCCGCGGAACAGGGGGGCGAGGTCGTCGGGACCGTGGCCTACCTGAGCCCGGAGCAGGCCACCGGGGAGCGGGTCGACGGCCGGAGCGATCTCTACGCCCTCGGCGTGGTCGGCTACTACGCCCTCTCGGCCCGGCTCCCCTACCCGGTCACCAGCCTCAGCGCCCTGATCGAGCGGCAGCTGGCCGGCCTGGCGCCGCCCCTGGCCGAGGCCGCGCCGCACGTGCCGCGCGCCCTCTGCCGCACCATCGACCGCTGCCTGGCCTCACTGCCCAGCGCCCGGTTCCAGACCGGCGAGGAGCTGGCGGGAGCGCTGGAACAGCTGGGCACCGGGGCCACCGACCTCCCGGCGCCATTCCGGGTCTGGATCCAGAAGGGCGAACAGCGGCGCAGCCCCGCCGTGGTGATCTCGCTGCTGTGGTCGATGCCGATGCTCATCGGCAGCATGTTCGCCCTGGCCTCCGGGGGCGGGGGAAGCTGGCTCGGGCTCACCGCGTTCATCGTGGTGCTCCTCAGCCTGCCGTGGTGCTTCGTGCTCGGCTCCCGGATCCTCCATACCCGCAAGCTGCTGGCGGCCGGCTATTCGCACGCCGACCTGGTGCTCGCGCTGGAGCAGCACGCGGAGCGCCGGCGGGAGGAGCTCGCCTTCGAGCACGGGACCACGCCCACCCGGGTCGGACGGCTGGTGCACGCCGGGATCGTCATCGGCACCGCGGTGGCCAGCCTGAGCCTGCTGCTGGCCTTCGCCACGCCCGCAAAGTACGAGGCCATTCCCATCGGCCTCGGCGTCACCGCCGGCGGGCTGGCGCTGCTGCTCTTCTCCCTGCGGAACCTGATTCCCGGGGCGCGCTCCGGCGCGCGCGATCGCTGGTCGGAATTCGCACTGCGCTTCTGGAGAGGTGGATTCGGCAAGCGGCTTACCCGGCTGGCGGGGTGGCGCCTCGGGGCGAAGGCCGCCCCGGAACAGCTGCTGCACCGGCCTACTGAAGTGGCGCTCGGGGATGCGGCGGAAGCGCTCTACCGGGCCCTGCCCGCCGCGGAACGCCGGGACCTCCGGCAGCTGCCCGACCAGCTGCGCCACCTCGCCGCCCAGGCCCAGCACATGCGCGCCCGCATCGAGGAGCTGGACGATCTCATCGCCCAGGCCGCCCCGACGACGCTGTTCGAGGGCGAGAAGG
The Gemmatimonadota bacterium DNA segment above includes these coding regions:
- a CDS encoding serine/threonine protein kinase, encoding MAELDPLFLALQEAVAGRYSLERELGRGGMGVVFLARDVSLDRLVALKLLPPELAARPALRERFLREARLAARLSHPNIVPIHSVEEHGGLVWFAMAYVPGETLGARLRARGSLPPGEAARLLRDVAWARGYAHAQGVVHRDVKPDNILLEAGGRRALIADFGIAAPAEQGGEVVGTVAYLSPEQATGERVDGRSDLYALGVVGYYALSARLPYPVTSLSALIERQLAGLAPPLAEAAPHVPRALCRTIDRCLASLPSARFQTGEELAGALEQLGTGATDLPAPFRVWIQKGEQRRSPAVVISLLWSMPMLIGSMFALASGGGGSWLGLTAFIVVLLSLPWCFVLGSRILHTRKLLAAGYSHADLVLALEQHAERRREELAFEHGTTPTRVGRLVHAGIVIGTAVASLSLLLAFATPAKYEAIPIGLGVTAGGLALLLFSLRNLIPGARSGARDRWSEFALRFWRGGFGKRLTRLAGWRLGAKAAPEQLLHRPTEVALGDAAEALYRALPAAERRDLRQLPDQLRHLAAQAQHMRARIEELDDLIAQAAPTTLFEGEKAAGDGGAGALGEARALWAARLKETVTMLEALRLGLLKLHAGSATPDTLTEDLAAAHALRERLGLLLTGQAEAGQLLTAKDR